From the Malaclemys terrapin pileata isolate rMalTer1 chromosome 13, rMalTer1.hap1, whole genome shotgun sequence genome, one window contains:
- the LOC128848171 gene encoding 16 kDa beta-galactoside-binding lectin-like — MECGMVLTHLKVQPGECIAVKGMVPLDAKSFALNMGRAGSDLALHFNPRFESHGDARIIICNSLQGGEWGEEQREPDFPFQPGQDTKICISFDAQELTVALPGEQQLKFPNRLGLEAIEFFSVEGDFRVKSIKFK, encoded by the exons ATGGAGTGT gggATGGTTCTGACCCACTTGAAGGTCCAGCCTGGTGAGTGCATCGCTGTGAAGGGGATGGTGCCACTGGATGCCAAGAG cttTGCTCTGAACATGGGCCGGGCCGGTTCGGACCTGGCCCTTCACTTCAACCCCCGGTTCGAGAGCCACGGGGACGCCCGCATCATCATCTGCAACTCGCTGcagggcggggagtggggggaggagcagcGGGAGCCGGACTTCCCCTTCCAGCCGGGGCAGGATACCAAG aTCTGCATCTCCTTCGATGCCCAGGAGCTGACGGTGGCGCTgccgggggagcagcagctgaaATTCCCcaacaggctggggctggaggccaTCGAATTCTTCTCAGTGGAGGGAGACTTCAGGGTCAAGTCCATCAAGTTCAagtag